One window of the Benincasa hispida cultivar B227 chromosome 3, ASM972705v1, whole genome shotgun sequence genome contains the following:
- the LOC120074040 gene encoding pentatricopeptide repeat-containing protein At1g80270, mitochondrial-like — protein MWALRRASTPIRNQILGIGASCTCLRLDVLTTCTDVKRGIATSHVSSDSSPISNWFHNAICGPSGHGVDRRSLSSQAGARSSGEEDDLEDGFSELDSPKRTIPTQTTNLEEDDMFISNPKIIEDDDGDLAGPSQNDLDLSEATCQDLPPCDSTHDLDEKRPINRRAYSKLFEAIMSCPGLSVHSVLDKWVRKGKDLDRSEISVTMLNLRKRRLYRTALQLSVWLEVNKHLDFIERDYASRIDLIAKVCGLSKAEQYVAKIPKSFRGETIYRTLLVNCVVANNVKKAEKVFNQMKDLGFPITAFSCNQLLLLYKRHHKEKIVDILLVMEIENVKPSAFTFKILIDVKGQSHDMVGMDQVIEKMKADGIELDIDTQAVIVKHYASSGLKERAVEVLKDIEGNDLNKKRWVCRFLLPLYGVLQMADEVERVWNVCKSNPRIKESMSAIVAWGKLHNIEQAEAVFDRMLKTWKKLSTRPYHVMLEVYTDHKMLTKGKDLVKHMADNGFHIGSLTWNKIVKLYVVAGDVEEADSVLQKAIQQTSMKPMQCSYMMILDQYAGRGDVHNAEKMFHMMREAGYVSGPRQFRSLLQAYINAKEPAFGMSERMKADNIKINRTLSTLLAQALG, from the exons ATGTGGGCTCTTCGTCGAGCTTCTACGCCCATCAG GAACCAAATACTTGGAATTGGGGCTTCATGTACTTGTCTTAGATTAGATGTATTGACTACTTGCACAGATGTAAAACGTGGCATAGCTACTTCCCATGTCTCATCTGATAGTTCTCCAATTTCAAATTGGTTTCACAATGCGATTTGTGGGCCTTCAGGACATGGTGTGGACAGACGCAGTCTTTCTTCACAAGCTGGTGCAAGAAGTAGTGGGGAGGAAGATGACTTGGAAGATGGGTTTTCTGAACTTGACTCACCCAAAAGAACAATTCCAACTCAAACTACTAATTTAGAGGAAGACGACATGTTCATTTCTAATCCAAAAATCATTGAAGATGATGATGGTGATTTAGCAGGGCCCTCTCAAAATGATTTAGATTTATCAGAGGCTACGTGTCAGGACCTTCCGCCCTGTGACAGTACGCATGATTTGGATGAAAAGAGACCAATAAACAGAAGGGCTTACTCAAAATTGTTTGAGGCCATAATGAGTTGTCCAGGTTTATCTGTTCATAGTGTTCTGGATAAATGGGtgagaaaaggaaaggatttaGACAGATCTGAGATATCAGTAACCATGCTTAATCTCCGGAAACGTCGACTTTATAGAACAGCATTGCAG TTATCAGTGTGGCTGGAGGTAAATAAACATCTTGACTTTATTGAAAGAGATTATGCTTCTCGCATCGACTTGATAGCAAAGGTATGTGGCTTATCAAAGGCTGAACAATACGTTGCGAAAATCCCAAAATCTTTCAGAGGTGAGACAATCTACCGAACACTATTGGTCAATTGTGTTGTTGCCAACAATGTGAAGAAAGCAGAGAAAGTTTTCAATCAAATGAAGGATCTTGGGTTTCCGATTACTGCATTTTCTTGCAACCAGTTGCTTCTTCTTTACAAGCGACACCACAAGGAGAAAATTGTAGACATTTTATTAGTAATGGAGATAGAAAACGTCAAACCCTCAGCCTTCACTTTTAAGATACTAATTGATGTTAAAGGTCAATCCCATGACATGGTAGGAATGGACCAAGTTATTGAGAAAATGAAGGCTGATGGAATTGAACTAGACATCGACACACAAGCCGTCATTGTTAAGCACTATGCTTCTAGTGGGCTTAAAGAGAGAGCTGTGGAAGTTCTCAAGGATATCGAGGGGAATGACCTGAACAAGAAGCGTTGGGTTTGCCGTTTTCTCCTCCCTCTCTATGGAGTATTGCAAATGGCTGATGAAGTGGAGAGAGTTTGGAATGTCTGCAAGTCAAATCCTCGAATCAAAGAATCCATGTCTGCCATTGTTGCTTGGGGGAAGCTGCATAATATTGAACAAGCCGAAGCAGTTTTCGACCGTATGTTAAAAACATGGAAGAAGTTGTCGACGAGGCCATACCATGTGATGCTGGAGGTTTACACAGACCATAAAATGCTGACTAAGGGCAAGGATCTCGTGAAGCATATGGCGGACAACGGTTTTCACATTGGCTCCTTGACCTGGAACAAAATCGTTAAACTTTACGTGGTAGCAGGAGATGTGGAGGAGGCTGACTCTGTTTTACAAAAGGCGATCCAACAGACATCAATGAAACCGATGCAGTGTTCTTACATGATGATTTTAGATCAATATGCAGGAAGGGGAGACGTTCATAATGCTGAAAAAATGTTCCACATGATGAGAGAGGCAGGGTATGTGAGTGGGCCTCGCCAGTTTCGTTCTCTGCTGCAGGCTTATATCAACGCCAAGGAACCAGCTTTTGGCATGAGCGAGCGAATGAAAGCAGACAATATAAAGATTAATAGAACTTTGTCAACGCTTTTGGCTCAGGCGTTAGGCTAG